From a single Kitasatospora sp. NBC_00458 genomic region:
- a CDS encoding Dyp-type peroxidase produces MTTPTDLRLRESDEIQGDIIAGFKKDNVSVLFLKFEDAARARDWLRRLAPQIATTRQVADFNAAFSEARKSSGGDDPRALKATWLGLGLTYEGMRQLSATDPFPQPPPPGSGLEAFKEGSAKRAGALGDTGDNSPENWLFGNGRSQPVHAVLTIASDTEEDLRTTVEAQREAAAADRIVIVFQQNAQTLKGSRRGKEHFGFKDGISEPGVRFFDRPDPNRPEEVEGHPGTRIVPAGEFVVGEQPAPGSATEFPEWARNGSFQVVRRLSQDVPGWWAQVSVKLKELKQAKAVPDSATAEWLAARLVGRWRSGAPVCKHQDRDVPNDPAASSDNDFDFRDDLEGLATPLFSHLRKTSPRAGLQAPDPSAPPLDAKVLDGRRIIRRGAPYGHPFDPASEGPGGPDDPRGLLFVCYQADIARQFEFIQADWMDQPDFPPGRNPEPGKDPVTQEADQVDFESRGPDGAIRHTPLNFQQFVQTQGSVYAFAPSISTLKALSDGQLTGRGQSGAQGQNGSQGQGQTQQGGQPGPQPGTAYPCDEIVAVPDQWRLGGQSQFWACHGDRYRKISVADGTAHTDRVVKGDSALSGHACFRGIERIDCVLPMPDLQNPAGKSWYWCFHTTGGRRQYRAVSLTCGSTHTGTLERPDRDLTSWASLNGIGKVDCFLPVPDQQRVGGKSWYWCFHTTGGRQQYRLISVADGAAHTDVLERTDRELSQWGSLNGVGRVDCFLPVPDRQRVGGKSEYWVFHGENYRRISVADGSGHPDRLISGDRSCSAWNSLS; encoded by the coding sequence ATGACCACCCCGACGGATCTGCGTCTGCGCGAGAGCGACGAGATCCAGGGCGACATCATCGCCGGCTTCAAGAAGGACAACGTCTCCGTGCTGTTCCTCAAGTTCGAGGACGCCGCCCGGGCCCGCGACTGGCTGCGCCGGCTCGCCCCGCAGATCGCCACCACCCGCCAGGTCGCCGACTTCAACGCGGCCTTCAGCGAGGCCCGCAAGTCCTCGGGCGGTGACGACCCTAGGGCCCTCAAGGCCACCTGGCTGGGCCTCGGCCTGACCTACGAGGGCATGCGCCAGCTGTCCGCCACCGACCCGTTCCCGCAGCCCCCGCCGCCCGGCAGCGGCCTGGAGGCGTTCAAGGAGGGCTCGGCCAAACGGGCCGGCGCGCTCGGCGACACCGGCGACAACTCCCCGGAGAACTGGCTCTTCGGCAACGGCCGGAGCCAGCCGGTGCACGCCGTGCTGACGATCGCCTCGGACACCGAGGAGGACCTCCGGACCACCGTCGAGGCGCAGCGCGAGGCGGCCGCCGCCGACCGGATCGTGATCGTGTTCCAGCAGAACGCCCAGACCCTGAAGGGCAGTCGGCGGGGCAAGGAGCACTTCGGCTTCAAGGACGGCATCAGCGAGCCCGGGGTCCGCTTCTTCGACCGGCCCGACCCGAACCGGCCCGAGGAGGTCGAGGGCCACCCGGGCACCCGGATCGTCCCGGCCGGCGAGTTCGTCGTCGGCGAGCAGCCGGCCCCCGGCAGCGCCACCGAGTTCCCCGAGTGGGCCCGCAACGGCTCCTTCCAGGTGGTCCGCCGGCTGTCCCAGGACGTGCCCGGCTGGTGGGCCCAGGTCTCGGTCAAGCTGAAGGAGCTCAAGCAGGCCAAGGCCGTCCCGGACTCCGCCACCGCCGAATGGCTGGCCGCCCGGCTGGTCGGCCGCTGGCGCTCCGGAGCCCCGGTCTGCAAGCACCAGGACCGGGACGTCCCGAACGACCCGGCGGCCTCGTCGGACAACGACTTCGACTTCCGGGACGACCTGGAGGGCCTGGCCACCCCGCTCTTCTCGCACCTGCGCAAGACCAGCCCGCGGGCCGGCCTGCAGGCGCCCGACCCGAGTGCGCCGCCGTTGGACGCCAAGGTCCTGGACGGCCGGCGGATCATCCGCCGCGGTGCGCCGTACGGGCACCCCTTCGACCCGGCCTCCGAAGGCCCGGGCGGCCCCGACGACCCGCGCGGCCTGCTCTTCGTCTGCTACCAGGCCGACATCGCCCGGCAGTTCGAGTTCATCCAGGCCGACTGGATGGACCAGCCGGACTTCCCGCCCGGCCGCAACCCGGAGCCCGGCAAGGACCCGGTGACCCAGGAGGCCGACCAGGTCGACTTCGAGAGCCGGGGCCCGGACGGCGCGATCCGGCACACACCTCTGAACTTCCAGCAGTTCGTCCAGACCCAGGGGTCGGTCTACGCCTTCGCGCCGTCGATCAGCACCCTGAAGGCGCTCAGCGACGGGCAGCTCACCGGCCGGGGCCAGAGCGGCGCCCAGGGCCAGAACGGGAGCCAGGGGCAGGGGCAGACCCAGCAGGGCGGCCAGCCCGGCCCGCAGCCCGGCACGGCGTACCCGTGCGACGAGATCGTCGCCGTCCCCGACCAGTGGCGGCTCGGCGGGCAGAGCCAGTTCTGGGCCTGCCACGGCGACCGGTACCGGAAGATCTCGGTGGCCGACGGCACCGCCCACACCGACCGGGTGGTCAAGGGCGACAGCGCGCTGAGCGGCCACGCGTGTTTCCGGGGCATCGAGCGGATCGACTGCGTCCTGCCGATGCCCGACCTGCAGAACCCCGCCGGCAAGAGCTGGTACTGGTGCTTCCACACCACCGGCGGCCGCCGGCAGTACCGGGCCGTCTCGCTCACCTGCGGCAGCACCCACACCGGCACGCTGGAGCGCCCGGACCGCGACCTCACCTCCTGGGCCTCGCTGAACGGCATCGGCAAGGTGGACTGCTTCCTCCCGGTGCCCGACCAGCAGCGGGTCGGCGGCAAGAGCTGGTACTGGTGCTTCCACACCACCGGCGGCCGCCAGCAGTACCGGCTGATCTCGGTGGCCGACGGCGCCGCGCACACCGACGTGCTGGAGCGCACCGACCGCGAACTCTCCCAGTGGGGCTCGCTGAACGGCGTCGGCCGGGTGGACTGCTTCCTGCCCGTCCCGGACCGCCAGCGGGTCGGCGGGAAGAGCGAGTACTGGGTGTTCCACGGTGAGAACTACCGCCGCATCTCGGTGGCCGACGGCAGCGGGCACCCGGACCGGCTGATCAGCGGCGACCGCTCCTGCTCCGCCTGGAACTCGCTGAGCTGA
- a CDS encoding MmcQ/YjbR family DNA-binding protein — MVTFDEFRAMALALPQAAQQPTWEIETLRVGAKVFAMGSPEGESVTVKASREDQAELLAAEPEVFSYAPYVGRHGWVSVRLDLVDREELRDLLTEAWRRAAPKKLVREFDAGQAGA, encoded by the coding sequence ATGGTGACCTTCGACGAGTTCCGGGCGATGGCACTCGCCCTGCCGCAGGCGGCGCAGCAGCCCACCTGGGAGATCGAGACCCTGCGGGTGGGTGCGAAGGTCTTCGCGATGGGCTCCCCGGAGGGGGAGTCCGTCACCGTGAAGGCCTCCCGCGAGGACCAGGCCGAGCTGCTCGCCGCCGAGCCGGAGGTCTTCTCCTACGCCCCGTACGTCGGCCGGCACGGGTGGGTGAGCGTCCGGCTCGACCTGGTCGACCGGGAGGAGCTGCGGGACCTGCTGACCGAGGCCTGGCGGCGCGCCGCACCGAAGAAGCTGGTCCGGGAGTTCGACGCCGGGCAGGCGGGAGCGTGA
- a CDS encoding alpha/beta hydrolase gives MRRRRWKHVLIGAFAGCAVLADAGAAAAQAAAATEQLAISTPPAGSAAWVEDHSYGLDLPDPATTTPAAAAEFFARLTPAETDRLVEAYPLVVGNFDGAPLALRYRANRVALAAERDRARARAADPALDSGLHALAVSRANDVESLLAAGRQILAFDPRGRGLLTEVWGDLSSADRVAVIVPGSDADLGHFDQAVEPLRSPAGMARALYAEERRQSPGTHTAVVAWTGYVTPSGLGPDAVTSRLADVGAPRLQRLLAGLRETTRPEAPPALFCHSYGSVVCGTAAPDIPRAAASPSDTSGITDLVVFGSPGMGVESTSELGDGVHVWATRNESDWIGNVPYLEFGGLGHGADPTSADFGSEQVSSARSSGHNGYFAAGTDSLHNFAAVALGAYQDVVRPAPEA, from the coding sequence ATGCGCCGTCGGCGGTGGAAGCATGTCCTGATCGGTGCCTTCGCGGGCTGCGCCGTCCTCGCCGACGCGGGTGCGGCAGCCGCCCAGGCCGCCGCGGCCACTGAACAGTTGGCCATCTCGACACCCCCGGCCGGCAGCGCCGCCTGGGTCGAGGACCACTCCTACGGGCTGGACCTGCCCGACCCGGCCACCACCACGCCGGCCGCCGCCGCGGAGTTCTTCGCCCGGCTCACCCCCGCCGAGACCGACCGGCTGGTCGAGGCGTACCCGCTGGTGGTCGGCAACTTCGACGGCGCCCCGCTCGCGCTGCGCTACCGGGCCAACCGGGTGGCGCTGGCCGCCGAGCGCGACCGCGCCCGGGCCCGCGCCGCCGACCCCGCGCTCGACTCCGGCCTGCACGCGCTGGCGGTCTCCCGGGCCAACGACGTCGAGAGCCTGCTCGCCGCCGGGCGGCAGATCCTCGCCTTCGACCCGCGCGGCCGCGGCCTGCTCACCGAGGTCTGGGGCGACCTCTCCTCGGCCGACCGGGTCGCGGTGATCGTCCCCGGGTCGGACGCCGACCTCGGCCACTTCGACCAGGCCGTCGAGCCGCTCCGCTCCCCCGCCGGGATGGCCCGCGCGCTGTACGCGGAGGAGCGCCGGCAGTCCCCGGGCACCCACACCGCGGTGGTCGCGTGGACGGGCTACGTCACCCCGTCCGGCCTCGGCCCGGACGCCGTCACCTCCCGGCTCGCCGACGTCGGCGCCCCCCGGCTGCAGCGGCTGCTCGCCGGGCTCCGGGAGACCACCCGGCCGGAGGCGCCGCCGGCGCTGTTCTGCCACTCCTACGGTTCGGTGGTCTGCGGCACCGCCGCCCCGGACATCCCCCGGGCCGCCGCCTCGCCGTCCGACACCTCCGGGATCACCGACCTGGTGGTCTTCGGCTCCCCCGGCATGGGCGTGGAGAGCACCTCGGAGCTGGGCGACGGCGTGCACGTCTGGGCCACCCGCAACGAGAGCGACTGGATCGGCAACGTGCCGTACCTGGAGTTCGGCGGGCTCGGCCACGGCGCCGACCCGACCTCGGCGGACTTCGGCTCCGAGCAGGTGTCCTCGGCCCGTTCCTCCGGCCACAACGGCTACTTCGCCGCCGGGACCGACAGCCTGCACAACTTCGCGGCCGTCGCGCTCGGCGCCTACCAGGACGTGGTCCGCCCGGCCCCCGAGGCCTGA
- a CDS encoding helix-turn-helix transcriptional regulator codes for MKADRLLSILLLLQTRGRVPATELAERLEVSVRTIYRDVEALSTAGVPVYTERGRHGGISLLPGYRTDVSGLTADEARALFVLSAQGAHTDLGLDGALGSALRKVMAALPAPHRPGAERISERVLVDPARWLQAGAPPGPDLGELQYAVFADRRLRLRYRHSGTPGPVEYTVDPYGLVSKAAVWYLVADLQGEPRLFRADRVLYAETSEEPVRRRPALGLGEVWAVLREQVERLPKEVRVAVRVRRGRLDMFVRIHGGRLAAPPPESGGGAPEDWVELGLGFQSLPAVRALLAFGADAEVLSPPAARREMARAAAEAVRLYQDLR; via the coding sequence ATGAAGGCCGACCGCCTGCTCTCGATCCTGCTGCTGCTCCAGACCCGCGGCCGGGTGCCCGCCACCGAACTGGCCGAACGGCTGGAGGTGTCGGTCCGCACCATCTACCGCGACGTCGAGGCGCTCTCCACGGCGGGCGTCCCGGTGTACACCGAGCGCGGCCGGCACGGCGGCATCAGTCTGCTGCCCGGCTACCGCACCGACGTCAGCGGGCTGACCGCCGACGAGGCGCGCGCCCTGTTCGTGCTCTCCGCCCAGGGCGCGCACACCGACCTCGGGCTGGACGGCGCGCTCGGCTCGGCGCTGCGCAAGGTGATGGCCGCGCTGCCCGCCCCGCACCGCCCGGGCGCCGAGCGGATCAGCGAACGCGTCCTGGTCGACCCGGCGCGCTGGCTGCAGGCCGGCGCCCCGCCCGGGCCGGACCTCGGCGAACTCCAGTACGCCGTCTTCGCCGACCGCCGCCTGCGGCTGCGCTACCGGCACAGCGGCACACCCGGCCCGGTGGAGTACACCGTCGACCCGTACGGCCTGGTCAGCAAGGCCGCCGTCTGGTACCTGGTGGCCGATCTGCAGGGCGAGCCGCGGCTGTTCCGGGCCGACCGGGTCCTGTACGCCGAGACCTCCGAGGAGCCGGTGCGCCGCCGGCCGGCCCTGGGGCTGGGCGAGGTCTGGGCGGTGCTGCGCGAACAGGTGGAGCGGCTGCCCAAGGAGGTGCGGGTCGCGGTGCGGGTGCGGCGCGGGCGGCTGGACATGTTCGTCCGGATCCACGGCGGCCGGCTCGCCGCCCCGCCGCCCGAGTCCGGCGGCGGGGCGCCGGAGGACTGGGTCGAGCTCGGGCTGGGCTTCCAGTCGCTGCCGGCCGTCCGCGCGCTGCTCGCCTTCGGGGCGGACGCCGAGGTGCTCTCGCCGCCGGCCGCCCGCCGGGAGATGGCCCGGGCGGCCGCGGAGGCCGTCCGGCTCTACCAGGACCTGCGCTGA
- a CDS encoding TIGR03086 family metal-binding protein has product MDTTQDPRPLYLLALGQLEKLIAEAGPDTLDRPTPCTEYDLRTLLGHVVGGVHRLAYMGEGGRSEDVAAMTGELADDAWPAALDRARARVTAAWADDAGLDRPAFAPWGEVPGRAAVGGYVLETVTHGWDIARALGSSVPLDERLAETALAIAEAVLPAGGREGAPFGPALPAPAGADPYTRLAAFLGREV; this is encoded by the coding sequence GTGGACACCACCCAGGACCCGCGCCCGCTGTACCTGCTCGCCCTCGGCCAGTTGGAGAAGCTGATCGCCGAAGCCGGCCCGGACACCCTCGACCGGCCCACCCCCTGCACCGAGTACGACCTGCGCACGCTGCTCGGCCACGTGGTCGGCGGCGTCCACCGGCTCGCGTACATGGGTGAGGGCGGCCGCAGCGAGGACGTCGCGGCGATGACCGGCGAACTGGCCGACGACGCCTGGCCGGCCGCCCTCGACCGGGCCCGGGCCCGGGTGACCGCCGCCTGGGCCGACGACGCCGGACTGGACCGCCCGGCCTTCGCGCCCTGGGGCGAGGTGCCGGGCCGGGCCGCGGTGGGCGGCTACGTGCTGGAGACCGTCACCCACGGCTGGGACATCGCCCGGGCGCTCGGCAGCAGCGTCCCGCTGGACGAGCGGCTGGCCGAGACCGCGCTGGCGATCGCCGAGGCCGTGCTGCCGGCCGGCGGGCGCGAGGGCGCCCCGTTCGGCCCGGCCCTCCCCGCCCCGGCCGGCGCCGACCCGTACACCCGGCTCGCCGCCTTCCTCGGCCGCGAGGTCTGA
- a CDS encoding MerR family transcriptional regulator, with protein MALPAPLAVDPRTCSDVFRTPVGEPDRTPRHTIGEVAAASGLTAHTLRWYERIGLLDPVDRSASGQRRYCDADLHRLAFLGRLRLTGMTVAGMLRYVELARAGDRTLEDRRDLLLAHREEVRQQVADLHATLAVLDHKIDLYAGRIAGSGEAR; from the coding sequence ATGGCCTTGCCCGCTCCGCTCGCAGTGGATCCGCGCACCTGCTCCGACGTGTTCCGCACGCCGGTCGGCGAGCCGGACCGGACGCCGCGGCACACCATCGGCGAGGTGGCGGCGGCCAGCGGACTGACCGCCCACACCCTGCGCTGGTACGAGCGGATCGGCCTGCTCGACCCGGTGGACCGTTCGGCCTCCGGCCAGCGCCGGTACTGCGACGCCGACCTGCACCGGCTGGCCTTCCTGGGCCGGCTGCGGCTGACCGGGATGACGGTGGCCGGGATGCTGCGGTACGTGGAGCTGGCCCGTGCGGGCGACCGGACCCTGGAGGACCGGCGGGACCTGCTGCTCGCCCACCGGGAGGAGGTGCGGCAGCAGGTCGCGGACCTGCACGCGACGCTCGCCGTGCTCGACCACAAGATCGACCTGTACGCCGGGCGGATCGCGGGGAGCGGCGAGGCGCGGTAG
- a CDS encoding serine hydrolase domain-containing protein, with product MESLRKIEDWPVPNAAAAVVRGADGAVLGAHGPQDHLFPLASVTKLLTSYAVLVAVEEGVFELDDPAGPEGSTVRHLLAHTSGLAFDEHKVMAAPGNRRLYSNAGFDVLAQTLQQAAGIEFGRYAAEAVFEPLGMRSTLINTAHRTPAGAGGLSTVADLTLFAAELQSPKLLDPSTLSDATREVAFPGTSGVLPGFGHRRPNDWGLGFEIRDGKAPHWTGTANSPATFGHFGQSGTFLWVDPEAGAACIALTDRDFGPWAAEVWPVLGDAVLAELAEV from the coding sequence ATGGAGAGCTTGCGGAAGATCGAGGACTGGCCGGTGCCGAACGCGGCGGCGGCCGTGGTGCGGGGTGCGGACGGCGCGGTACTGGGCGCGCACGGGCCGCAGGACCACCTGTTCCCGCTGGCGTCGGTGACCAAGCTGCTCACCTCGTACGCCGTGCTGGTCGCGGTCGAGGAGGGCGTCTTCGAGCTGGACGACCCGGCCGGGCCGGAGGGCTCGACCGTGCGCCACCTGCTGGCCCACACCTCGGGCCTGGCCTTCGACGAGCACAAGGTGATGGCCGCCCCCGGCAACCGCCGGCTCTACTCCAACGCCGGCTTCGACGTCCTGGCGCAGACCCTCCAGCAGGCCGCCGGCATCGAGTTCGGCCGGTACGCCGCGGAGGCCGTCTTCGAGCCGCTCGGCATGCGCTCGACCCTGATCAACACCGCGCACCGGACCCCGGCCGGCGCCGGCGGGCTCTCCACCGTCGCCGACCTCACGCTGTTCGCGGCCGAGCTGCAGTCGCCCAAGCTGCTCGACCCGTCCACGCTGAGCGACGCCACCCGCGAGGTCGCCTTCCCGGGGACCAGCGGCGTGCTGCCCGGCTTCGGGCACCGCCGGCCGAACGACTGGGGCCTGGGCTTCGAGATCCGGGACGGCAAGGCGCCGCACTGGACCGGCACCGCCAACTCCCCCGCCACCTTCGGGCACTTCGGCCAGTCCGGCACCTTCCTCTGGGTCGACCCGGAGGCCGGCGCGGCCTGCATCGCGCTCACCGACCGGGACTTCGGGCCGTGGGCCGCCGAGGTCTGGCCGGTGCTCGGCGACGCCGTGCTCGCCGAGCTCGCCGAGGTCTGA
- a CDS encoding pirin family protein: MTDAPARPRADLRRTAERHLSAPAEGIETRHAFSFSGHYDPKNTHFGALLACNEELLAPGVGFDEHKHRDTEILTWVLEGALAHRDSQGHGGVVRPGMVQHLSAGSGVTHTERNVGGAAGPVRFVQMWLQPDAFDAPPAYGLRRVEPADGGLTLLASGLDRDAGTDALRLRRSDAALWLVTAGPWQPLPELPAAAWRYAHLTTGSLGYRTVPGPQGGGRSMEPGDSVRITGGAFAAPTAGGTGAELLLWEMHSPVSYG; this comes from the coding sequence GTGACCGACGCCCCCGCCCGCCCGCGCGCCGATCTGCGCCGAACCGCCGAACGCCACCTCTCCGCCCCCGCCGAGGGCATCGAGACCAGGCACGCCTTCTCCTTCTCCGGGCACTACGACCCGAAGAACACCCACTTCGGCGCGCTGCTCGCCTGCAACGAGGAACTGCTCGCCCCGGGCGTCGGGTTCGACGAGCACAAGCACCGGGACACCGAGATCCTCACCTGGGTGCTGGAGGGGGCGCTGGCCCACCGGGACTCGCAGGGGCACGGCGGCGTGGTCCGCCCCGGCATGGTCCAGCACCTGAGCGCGGGTTCCGGCGTCACCCACACCGAGCGGAACGTCGGCGGCGCCGCGGGCCCGGTCCGGTTCGTGCAGATGTGGCTCCAGCCGGACGCCTTCGACGCACCCCCGGCGTACGGGCTGCGCCGGGTGGAACCGGCCGACGGCGGGTTGACACTGCTCGCCTCCGGGCTGGACCGGGACGCCGGGACGGACGCGCTGCGGCTGCGGCGCAGCGACGCCGCGCTCTGGCTGGTGACCGCCGGGCCCTGGCAGCCGCTGCCCGAACTCCCGGCCGCCGCCTGGCGGTACGCGCACCTGACGACCGGCTCGCTCGGCTACCGGACGGTGCCGGGGCCGCAGGGCGGCGGGCGCTCGATGGAGCCGGGCGACAGCGTGCGGATCACCGGCGGCGCCTTCGCCGCGCCGACGGCCGGCGGGACCGGCGCCGAGCTCCTCCTCTGGGAGATGCACTCGCCGGTCTCGTACGGCTGA
- a CDS encoding PucR family transcriptional regulator yields the protein MTAQERKLAAERAERRAATLKRLEKSSGKLASAAIARMDDQLGWYRRMPPEHRSWIGLVAQAGIAAFTEWYRKPDAPQAISTDVFGTAPRELTRAITLRQTVELIRTTIEVMEEAIEEVASPGDEADMRESVLVYAREIAFATAQVYAQAAEARGAWDARLEALVVNSLLSGDADEGVLSRAAALGWGQPSQVRVVMGSAPDGDSELVVEAIRRAARYAKLHVLTGVLGKRLVVVVGGDKEPVHAARALIGQFAAGPVVVGPTVPDLLSATRSAHAAAAGLRACAAWPDAPRPVLADDLLPERALAGDQAARRQLVEEIYTPLDEAGSALLETLSVYLEQASSLEGAARMLFVHPNTVRYRLRRVTDVTGYAPSDVRSAFTLRIALALGRLTAVGESS from the coding sequence CTGACCGCGCAGGAGCGCAAACTCGCCGCCGAGCGCGCCGAGCGCCGGGCCGCGACGCTGAAGCGGCTGGAGAAGTCCTCGGGCAAACTGGCCTCCGCCGCGATCGCGCGGATGGACGACCAGCTCGGCTGGTACCGGCGGATGCCGCCGGAGCACCGCTCCTGGATCGGCCTGGTCGCCCAGGCCGGCATCGCCGCCTTCACCGAGTGGTACCGCAAGCCGGACGCCCCGCAGGCGATCTCCACCGACGTCTTCGGCACCGCGCCGCGCGAGCTGACCAGGGCGATCACCCTGCGCCAGACCGTCGAGCTGATCCGCACCACGATCGAGGTGATGGAGGAGGCGATCGAGGAGGTGGCCTCCCCCGGCGACGAGGCGGACATGCGCGAGTCGGTCCTGGTCTACGCCCGGGAGATCGCCTTCGCCACCGCCCAGGTGTACGCCCAGGCCGCCGAGGCCCGGGGCGCCTGGGACGCCCGCCTGGAGGCGCTGGTGGTCAACTCGCTGCTCTCCGGGGACGCCGACGAGGGCGTGCTCTCACGCGCCGCCGCGCTCGGCTGGGGCCAGCCCAGCCAGGTCCGGGTGGTGATGGGCTCGGCCCCGGACGGTGACAGCGAGCTGGTGGTCGAGGCGATCCGCCGGGCCGCGCGGTACGCCAAGCTGCACGTGCTGACCGGGGTGCTGGGGAAGCGCCTGGTGGTGGTGGTCGGCGGCGACAAGGAGCCGGTGCACGCGGCCCGGGCCCTGATCGGCCAGTTCGCGGCGGGCCCGGTGGTGGTCGGCCCGACCGTGCCGGACCTGCTGTCGGCGACCCGCTCGGCGCACGCCGCGGCGGCCGGTCTGCGGGCCTGCGCGGCCTGGCCGGACGCCCCGCGACCGGTGCTGGCCGACGACCTGCTGCCGGAGCGGGCACTGGCCGGCGACCAGGCGGCCCGCCGCCAGCTGGTGGAGGAGATCTACACACCGCTCGACGAAGCCGGGTCCGCGCTGCTGGAGACCCTGAGCGTCTACCTGGAGCAGGCCTCCTCGCTGGAGGGAGCCGCCCGGATGCTCTTCGTCCACCCGAACACGGTGCGCTACCGGCTTCGACGTGTGACCGACGTCACGGGCTACGCTCCTTCCGACGTTCGTTCGGCGTTCACCCTGCGTATCGCACTGGCGCTGGGCCGGCTCACAGCCGTCGGGGAGTCCAGTTGA
- a CDS encoding ACP S-malonyltransferase translates to MLVIVAPGQGAQTPGFLSPWLELDGVTDRLSGWSEVAGLDLVHAGTEASAEEIKDTAVAQPLLVAAGLVTAGVLFPDGDTATAPVGAVAGHSVGEITAAAFAGVLTAHDALTFVRERSLAMAEAAAATETGMAALLGGDPEVVAAKLAEHGLTAANNNGGGQIVAAGTLPQLDALRADPPAGARLVALKVAGAFHTTHMAPGVERLSKLAPTLPVADPRITYVSNQDGGVVATGDELLRRLVSQVSNPVRWDLCMETLQQLGATAVIELAPAGTLTGLVKRNLKGVASLALKTPADLDKARALIAEHAGQGREDSGQEQEQQA, encoded by the coding sequence GTGCTCGTAATCGTCGCCCCTGGACAGGGTGCCCAGACCCCCGGTTTCCTCAGCCCCTGGCTGGAGCTCGACGGTGTCACCGACCGCCTCAGCGGCTGGTCGGAGGTCGCCGGGCTCGACCTGGTGCACGCGGGCACCGAGGCGTCCGCCGAGGAGATCAAGGACACCGCCGTCGCCCAGCCGCTGCTGGTGGCCGCCGGCCTGGTGACCGCCGGCGTGCTGTTCCCGGACGGGGACACCGCCACCGCACCGGTCGGCGCGGTGGCCGGCCACAGCGTCGGCGAGATCACCGCCGCCGCCTTCGCCGGGGTGCTGACCGCGCACGACGCACTGACCTTCGTCCGCGAACGCAGCCTGGCCATGGCCGAGGCCGCCGCGGCCACCGAGACCGGGATGGCCGCCCTGCTGGGCGGTGACCCGGAGGTCGTCGCCGCCAAGCTGGCGGAGCACGGCCTGACCGCGGCCAACAACAACGGCGGCGGCCAGATCGTCGCGGCCGGCACGCTGCCGCAGCTGGACGCCCTGCGGGCGGACCCGCCGGCCGGGGCCCGGCTGGTCGCCCTCAAGGTGGCCGGTGCGTTCCACACCACCCACATGGCGCCGGGCGTCGAGCGGCTGTCGAAGCTGGCGCCGACCCTGCCCGTCGCCGACCCGCGGATCACGTACGTCTCCAACCAGGACGGCGGGGTCGTCGCCACCGGTGACGAGCTGCTGCGCCGCCTGGTGTCGCAGGTCTCCAACCCGGTCCGCTGGGACCTCTGCATGGAGACCCTCCAGCAGCTGGGCGCGACCGCCGTCATCGAGCTCGCCCCGGCGGGCACCCTCACCGGACTGGTCAAGCGCAACCTCAAGGGCGTGGCGTCGCTTGCCCTCAAGACCCCCGCCGACCTGGACAAGGCCCGCGCGCTCATCGCCGAGCACGCCGGCCAGGGCCGGGAGGACAGTGGTCAGGAGCAGGAGCAGCAGGCATGA
- a CDS encoding beta-ketoacyl-ACP synthase III, whose product MSNTPQILPVTGAQYSRIHGVGGYRPVRVIPNAEVLTWIDSSDEWIRTRSGIAERRWAGPEESVAEMSVQAAGKAIAQAGIAPHQIGGVIVATVSHLKQTPAIATEIAERLGCGTAPAFDISAACAGFGYGLGLADGMVRGGSAEYVLVIGVERLSDLTDQSDRSTAFIFGDGAGAAIVGPSDTPGIGKVIWGSDGSQRDVISQTEAWDTAFAKEGAVNGAGEETKWPALRMEGQSVFRWAVWEMAKVAQQALDAAGITADQLGAFIPHQANMRITDTMIKTLKLPESVPVARDIAETGNTSAASIPLAMERMLESGEARSGDLALIIGFGAGLVYAAAVVTLP is encoded by the coding sequence ATGAGCAACACCCCCCAGATCCTCCCGGTCACCGGTGCGCAGTACTCGCGCATCCACGGGGTCGGCGGCTACCGTCCGGTCCGGGTGATTCCCAACGCCGAGGTGCTGACCTGGATCGACTCCTCGGACGAGTGGATCCGCACCCGTAGCGGGATCGCCGAGCGCCGCTGGGCGGGCCCGGAGGAGAGCGTCGCCGAGATGTCGGTGCAGGCCGCCGGCAAGGCGATCGCCCAGGCCGGGATCGCCCCGCACCAGATCGGCGGCGTGATCGTCGCGACCGTCTCGCACCTCAAGCAGACCCCGGCCATCGCCACCGAGATCGCCGAGCGGCTCGGCTGCGGCACCGCACCGGCCTTCGACATCTCGGCGGCCTGTGCCGGCTTCGGCTACGGCCTGGGCCTGGCCGACGGCATGGTCCGCGGCGGCAGTGCCGAGTACGTGCTGGTGATCGGCGTGGAGCGGCTCAGCGACCTGACCGACCAGTCGGACCGCTCGACCGCGTTCATCTTCGGTGACGGCGCCGGCGCCGCGATCGTCGGCCCGTCCGACACGCCCGGCATCGGCAAGGTCATCTGGGGCTCGGACGGCTCGCAGAGGGACGTCATCTCGCAGACCGAGGCCTGGGACACCGCCTTCGCCAAGGAGGGGGCCGTCAACGGCGCCGGCGAGGAGACCAAGTGGCCGGCCCTCCGGATGGAGGGTCAGTCGGTCTTCCGCTGGGCGGTCTGGGAGATGGCGAAGGTGGCCCAGCAGGCACTGGACGCCGCCGGGATCACCGCCGACCAGCTCGGTGCCTTCATCCCGCACCAGGCGAACATGCGCATCACCGACACCATGATCAAGACCCTGAAGCTTCCCGAGTCCGTGCCGGTGGCCCGCGACATCGCGGAGACCGGAAACACCTCGGCGGCCTCCATCCCGCTGGCGATGGAGCGCATGCTGGAGAGCGGCGAGGCCCGGAGCGGGGACCTCGCACTGATCATCGGGTTCGGGGCGGGTCTCGTCTACGCCGCAGCAGTCGTTACGCTCCCCTAG